One genomic region from Sphingomicrobium aestuariivivum encodes:
- a CDS encoding DUF2141 domain-containing protein gives MALTAAANPSPRAAELTVELENVRNAKGEIRICMTRDVEQFLKCREDPQAVKVRVAATEGESEIRVPGLSEGRWMLLVLHDENGNGKMSKSLGIPKEGFGFSGNPAIRMGPPRAEDVVFDLPAGQSSQRVRVKYIL, from the coding sequence GTGGCGCTGACGGCAGCGGCGAACCCGTCGCCGCGCGCCGCTGAGCTCACGGTCGAGCTCGAGAACGTCCGCAACGCCAAGGGCGAAATCCGCATCTGCATGACGCGCGACGTCGAGCAATTCCTCAAGTGCCGCGAGGACCCGCAGGCGGTGAAGGTGCGCGTGGCGGCCACCGAGGGGGAGAGCGAGATCAGGGTGCCGGGCCTGTCCGAAGGCCGCTGGATGCTGCTCGTGCTCCATGACGAGAACGGCAATGGCAAGATGTCGAAATCGCTCGGCATTCCCAAGGAAGGCTTCGGTTTTTCGGGCAATCCCGCCATTCGCATGGGACCGCCGCGGGCCGAGGACGTGGTCTTCGACCTGCCCGCCGGCCAGAGCAGCCAGCGCGTGCGCGTGAAGTATATCCTCTAG
- a CDS encoding mechanosensitive ion channel family protein: protein MAQNKAEEIAEEAVDTTVRLFDNLDEIAIAVGTYRISLLDVLTIIVTIVLLYVVTRAALWTIKRVIKRTSRFDPAQGLLAEKIAAILVVGLAFLVGIDLVGIDLSALAVFSGAAGLAVGFGLQKTFGNLIAGIILLMDRSVKPGDVIVVGDSFGAISKIGTRAVSVITRDGKEHLIPNELLMTEPVENWSYSSRNVRVQIPVGVSYASDLELVEEILIECTVACDRVLKAPKPNVWLKEFGDNSVNFEIQAWIMDPESGVGNVRSAVLKAIWWRFKEEGIEIPFPQRDVYIKTMPEGVAKPA from the coding sequence ATGGCACAGAACAAGGCCGAGGAAATCGCCGAGGAAGCCGTCGACACGACGGTACGGCTGTTCGACAATCTCGACGAGATCGCGATCGCGGTCGGCACCTATCGCATCAGCCTGCTCGATGTGCTGACCATCATCGTCACGATCGTCCTGCTCTACGTGGTCACCCGCGCGGCGCTGTGGACGATCAAGCGGGTTATCAAGCGGACCAGCCGGTTCGACCCCGCGCAAGGGTTGCTGGCGGAGAAGATCGCCGCGATCCTTGTCGTCGGCCTTGCCTTCCTCGTCGGCATCGACCTCGTCGGGATCGACCTGTCAGCGCTCGCCGTCTTCTCGGGCGCCGCCGGCCTCGCGGTCGGTTTCGGGCTGCAGAAGACCTTCGGTAACCTCATCGCGGGGATCATTCTCCTGATGGACCGCTCGGTGAAGCCCGGGGACGTTATCGTCGTCGGCGATTCCTTCGGTGCCATCTCCAAGATCGGCACCCGCGCCGTCAGTGTGATCACGCGCGACGGCAAGGAGCATCTCATCCCGAACGAGCTGCTCATGACCGAGCCGGTAGAGAATTGGTCCTATTCCTCGCGCAACGTGCGCGTGCAAATCCCCGTGGGGGTGAGCTACGCCTCCGACCTCGAGCTGGTCGAGGAAATCCTGATCGAATGCACCGTGGCGTGCGACCGCGTGCTCAAGGCACCCAAGCCCAATGTCTGGCTCAAGGAATTCGGCGACAATAGCGTGAATTTCGAGATCCAGGCGTGGATCATGGATCCCGAATCCGGGGTGGGCAACGTGCGCTCGGCGGTGCTGAAGGCGATCTGGTGGCGCTTCAAGGAAGAGGGGATCGAAATCCCCTTCCCGCAGCGCGACGTCTATATCAAGACGATGCCGGAAGGCGTGGCCAAGCCCGCCTGA
- a CDS encoding NADH dehydrogenase ubiquinone Fe-S protein 4: MSTARIIENVRKTTQSGKAQAGRWLLMFERDEKMLPDPLTGWAGSGDTETQIRLTFPNLEEAKRYCEERGVDYHVVKAPPHKLKIQAYADNFK; the protein is encoded by the coding sequence ATGAGCACCGCGCGCATCATCGAGAACGTTCGCAAGACCACCCAGTCGGGCAAGGCACAGGCCGGCCGCTGGCTCCTCATGTTCGAGCGCGACGAAAAGATGCTGCCCGATCCGCTGACCGGTTGGGCCGGCTCGGGCGACACCGAGACGCAGATCCGCCTCACCTTCCCCAATCTCGAGGAAGCCAAGCGCTACTGCGAGGAACGCGGCGTCGACTATCATGTCGTCAAGGCGCCGCCGCACAAGCTCAAGATCCAGGCTTACGCCGACAATTTCAAATAA
- the hrpB gene encoding ATP-dependent helicase HrpB: protein MSKAMLPIHHVLPELLRALDGASRALLIAPPGAGKTTQVAPALLEAGWCSGEILLLVPRRLAARAAAERIAEEAGEKVGQRFGYATRLDSKPGSRVTLMTHGVFLARIQADPELAGVSAVLFDEVHERSMDNDLALAFALEAQAGLREDLRLLLMSATLDVDAFRPMLGEAPLVESEGRSHPLELRHVGRDPAAPVERETASAIRTALAEEKGSLLAFLPGVREIERTADALGKLPDTVVLHRLHGQVDPAAQRAALKRPAPGTRKLVLASAIAETSVTVDDVRIVVDAGLARRPRYDVGAGLTRLVTERASRAAVTQRAGRAARQAPGVAIRLWEEAANKALPAHDPPEIVEADLAPLLLSSLMWGTRDPAELPLPTTPPAPALAVARRLLERIGAMDASGGLTAHGRRIATLPLEPRLAHMLVLAATRGFGSTAAAVALLLGERGLGGRGEDMEARLRRFVGDRSPRATQARKLAAAWARRVGASESIAPERAAEAIALAFPDRLSRGRGGDGARWASVGGRGFTLDPASPLASADWIAVAEVAGAAAGARILSGARIEEEAVRRLFADEIEPFEEVRYDPARKAVDASRGEKLGTLVLKRGQASDPDPQAVAQALLEAVRSGGLDLLPWGKAASLLRRRTAYARQRDPSLPDLSDEALVGSLDDWLAPLLDGLRRLDRLEAGDLHNALANRIDYHAMQAIDRIAPPRFDSPAGTSHEIDYDAPAGPTVTVRAQALYGLDAHPMVGTTPLVLSLTSPAGRPIQTTTDLPAFWSGSWAEVAKEMRGRYPKHHWPDDPTQAVASLRTKRAQRRT from the coding sequence ATGAGCAAGGCGATGCTGCCGATCCACCACGTCCTGCCAGAGCTTCTGCGCGCGCTTGATGGCGCCTCTCGCGCCCTGCTGATCGCGCCGCCGGGGGCGGGCAAGACGACGCAGGTCGCCCCTGCCCTGCTCGAGGCAGGCTGGTGCTCGGGCGAAATCTTGCTCCTCGTGCCGCGCCGCCTTGCCGCGCGCGCGGCGGCCGAGCGGATCGCCGAGGAAGCGGGCGAGAAGGTCGGCCAGCGTTTCGGCTATGCCACCCGTCTCGACAGCAAGCCGGGCAGCCGCGTCACGCTGATGACCCACGGCGTCTTCCTCGCGCGCATCCAGGCCGATCCCGAGCTGGCGGGCGTGAGCGCGGTGCTGTTCGACGAGGTGCACGAGCGCAGCATGGACAATGACCTCGCGCTCGCCTTCGCGCTGGAAGCGCAGGCAGGATTGCGCGAGGACCTCAGGCTCCTTCTCATGTCGGCGACGCTCGACGTGGATGCGTTCCGGCCGATGCTCGGCGAAGCGCCGCTGGTCGAGAGCGAGGGCCGCAGTCACCCGCTCGAGCTGCGCCACGTCGGACGCGATCCCGCCGCCCCGGTCGAGCGGGAGACGGCAAGCGCCATCCGCACCGCGCTGGCCGAAGAGAAGGGCTCGCTACTCGCCTTCCTGCCCGGCGTGCGCGAGATCGAGCGGACCGCCGATGCGCTCGGCAAGCTCCCCGACACTGTCGTCCTCCACCGTCTTCACGGCCAAGTCGACCCCGCCGCGCAGCGCGCCGCGCTCAAGCGCCCCGCCCCCGGCACGCGCAAGCTCGTCCTCGCCTCCGCCATCGCCGAGACCAGCGTGACGGTCGACGATGTCCGCATCGTGGTCGACGCCGGCCTCGCGCGGCGCCCGCGCTACGATGTCGGCGCAGGCCTCACGCGCCTCGTTACCGAACGCGCCAGCCGCGCCGCCGTGACCCAGCGCGCGGGCCGCGCGGCGCGGCAGGCGCCCGGCGTCGCCATCCGCCTGTGGGAGGAAGCCGCCAACAAGGCACTGCCCGCCCATGATCCGCCCGAGATCGTCGAGGCCGACCTTGCCCCGCTCCTCCTGTCGAGCCTGATGTGGGGGACGCGCGATCCTGCCGAGCTGCCGCTACCGACCACCCCGCCCGCCCCTGCGCTGGCCGTAGCGCGACGGCTGCTCGAACGGATCGGGGCCATGGACGCGAGTGGCGGGCTGACCGCCCACGGACGGCGCATCGCCACCCTCCCGCTTGAACCGCGTCTCGCGCACATGCTCGTCCTCGCGGCGACACGCGGTTTCGGCAGCACCGCCGCCGCAGTGGCCCTGCTGCTCGGCGAACGCGGCCTCGGCGGGCGCGGCGAGGACATGGAGGCACGGCTGCGCCGCTTCGTCGGCGACCGGTCACCAAGGGCGACGCAGGCACGAAAGCTTGCGGCCGCATGGGCCAGGCGGGTCGGCGCCAGCGAGTCGATCGCACCTGAACGTGCCGCCGAGGCCATCGCGCTGGCCTTCCCCGACCGGCTGTCGCGCGGGCGCGGCGGCGATGGTGCGCGCTGGGCCTCGGTCGGCGGGCGCGGCTTCACGCTCGACCCCGCCAGCCCGCTGGCCAGCGCCGACTGGATCGCGGTCGCCGAGGTCGCCGGTGCGGCAGCGGGTGCGCGCATCCTGTCGGGCGCGCGGATCGAGGAAGAGGCGGTCAGGCGTCTCTTCGCCGACGAGATCGAGCCGTTCGAGGAAGTACGCTACGACCCCGCGCGCAAGGCGGTGGACGCCAGCCGCGGCGAAAAGCTTGGCACGCTCGTCCTCAAGCGCGGGCAGGCGAGCGACCCCGATCCGCAGGCGGTCGCGCAGGCACTGCTAGAGGCGGTACGCTCGGGCGGGCTCGACCTACTGCCTTGGGGCAAGGCGGCCAGCCTGCTCCGGCGCCGCACGGCCTATGCCCGCCAGCGCGATCCCTCGCTCCCCGACCTGTCCGACGAGGCGCTTGTGGGCAGCCTCGACGACTGGCTCGCGCCCCTGCTCGACGGCCTGCGGCGGCTCGACCGGCTCGAGGCGGGCGATCTCCACAATGCGCTCGCGAACAGGATCGATTACCATGCCATGCAGGCGATCGACCGCATCGCGCCGCCGCGCTTCGATAGCCCTGCGGGGACGAGCCACGAGATCGACTATGACGCACCCGCCGGCCCCACCGTTACGGTACGCGCGCAGGCGCTCTACGGGCTCGATGCGCATCCGATGGTCGGCACCACCCCGCTGGTGCTGAGCCTCACCAGCCCCGCGGGGCGCCCGATCCAGACCACGACCGACCTCCCTGCCTTCTGGTCGGGCAGCTGGGCAGAAGTCGCCAAGGAGATGCGCGGGCGCTATCCCAAGCACCATTGGCCCGATGACCCCACACAGGCGGTCGCCAGCCTCAGGACAAAGCGCGCGCAGCGAAGGACTTGA
- a CDS encoding polyprenyl synthetase family protein, which produces MTGNVTPLRPDSTPSLEPMIGLVAEDMNAVNAIILDRMQSKVALIPELAGHLIAGGGKRLRPMLTLAAARLLDYPGARHHKLAAAVEFIHTATLLHDDVVDGSEMRRGKRAANLIWGNPATVLVGDFLFSRAFELMVEDGSLKVLKILSHASAVIAEGEVDQLTAQRRIETSEDEYLNIIGAKTAALFAAACQVAPVVAEAGEEAEAALEAYGRNLGIAFQLIDDAIDYTSDEATMGKGLGDDFRDGKMTLPVILAHARGSAEDRAFWKAAMQGSRTSDEDLAHAVSLMRATGALDDTMEAARSFARRAVDALNIFPDSNARRAMVEAANFAVARAY; this is translated from the coding sequence ATGACCGGAAACGTCACGCCGCTCCGCCCCGATTCCACGCCCTCGCTCGAGCCCATGATCGGCCTCGTCGCCGAGGACATGAACGCCGTCAACGCGATCATCCTCGACCGCATGCAGTCGAAGGTCGCGCTGATCCCCGAGCTTGCGGGACATCTCATCGCGGGCGGCGGCAAGCGGCTCAGGCCTATGCTCACGCTGGCCGCTGCACGGCTGCTCGACTATCCGGGCGCACGCCATCACAAGCTGGCCGCCGCGGTCGAGTTCATCCACACCGCGACGCTCCTTCACGACGATGTCGTCGACGGCTCGGAAATGCGCCGCGGCAAGCGCGCCGCCAACCTCATCTGGGGCAATCCCGCTACCGTACTGGTCGGCGACTTCCTCTTCAGCCGCGCCTTTGAACTGATGGTCGAGGACGGCAGCCTCAAGGTCCTCAAGATCCTCAGCCACGCCAGCGCGGTCATCGCCGAGGGCGAGGTCGACCAGCTCACCGCCCAGCGCCGTATCGAGACGTCGGAAGACGAGTATCTGAACATCATTGGCGCCAAGACCGCCGCGCTGTTCGCCGCCGCCTGCCAGGTTGCCCCCGTCGTCGCCGAAGCGGGCGAGGAAGCCGAGGCCGCGCTCGAGGCCTATGGCCGCAATCTCGGCATCGCCTTCCAGCTGATCGACGATGCGATCGATTACACCAGCGACGAGGCCACGATGGGCAAGGGCCTCGGAGATGATTTCCGCGACGGCAAGATGACGCTACCCGTCATCCTCGCCCATGCCCGCGGCTCGGCCGAGGACCGCGCTTTCTGGAAGGCCGCCATGCAGGGCAGCCGGACGAGCGACGAGGACCTCGCCCATGCCGTCTCGCTGATGCGGGCAACCGGCGCGCTCGACGACACGATGGAAGCCGCGCGCAGCTTTGCCCGTCGCGCCGTCGATGCGCTCAACATCTTCCCCGACAGCAATGCCCGCCGCGCGATGGTCGAGGCCGCCAACTTCGCGGTCGCCCGCGCCTACTGA
- a CDS encoding sensor histidine kinase yields the protein MIGIAALWIAVLLLIGGYALDRILTRSIVDNFDGQLEYVLNAMIAASEIGPDGEVRFNRPPADQRFLEIYSGRYFQISGEGADTFASRSLWDRRLATQVSHSDLDVHVRDSFEFEGEPLRIVERDIILPDSDVRWRFQVAESREQLDEQIEELRSTLIRSFAVLGLGLLIMAGIQTIYGLWPLRRVRRAVVEIRTAEKQRITDDFPREITPLVDEINELLAHNEAQAEEARRHAGNLAHALKTPLTVITNAATARESDLDEIVCREATVMRRQVDHHLARARAIGRRASAQARAHVATSLDPIERAVTRLYDGVTVDVAGDREACVRVEKQDLDEMLGNLVENAAKYGGGRVFVTIEASAPVVDILVEDDGPGIPKDQRDAIFARGARLDTTGKQGSGLGLAIVRDVAEIYGGTVALSESEDLGGLLARLSLPAVLETS from the coding sequence ATGATCGGCATCGCCGCGCTGTGGATCGCGGTGCTGCTGCTCATCGGCGGCTATGCGCTGGACCGCATCCTGACGCGCTCGATCGTCGACAATTTTGACGGCCAGCTCGAATATGTCCTCAACGCCATGATCGCGGCCTCCGAGATCGGCCCCGATGGCGAGGTGCGCTTCAACCGTCCACCCGCCGACCAGCGCTTCCTTGAAATCTACTCGGGCCGCTATTTCCAGATCTCGGGCGAGGGTGCCGACACTTTCGCCTCACGCTCGCTCTGGGACCGGCGCCTCGCCACGCAAGTCTCGCACAGCGATCTCGACGTGCATGTCCGCGACAGCTTCGAGTTCGAGGGCGAACCACTGCGCATCGTCGAGCGCGACATCATCCTTCCCGACAGCGACGTGCGCTGGCGCTTCCAGGTCGCCGAGAGCCGCGAGCAGCTCGACGAGCAGATCGAGGAACTGCGCTCGACCCTCATCCGCTCCTTCGCCGTCCTCGGCCTCGGACTGCTCATCATGGCGGGGATCCAGACCATCTACGGCCTGTGGCCACTACGGCGGGTCCGCCGCGCCGTGGTCGAGATCCGCACCGCCGAGAAACAGCGGATCACCGACGATTTCCCGCGCGAGATCACCCCGCTCGTCGACGAGATCAACGAACTGCTCGCGCATAACGAGGCGCAGGCCGAGGAGGCCCGTCGCCACGCCGGCAACCTTGCCCATGCACTGAAGACCCCGCTCACCGTGATCACCAATGCCGCCACCGCGCGCGAGAGCGACCTCGACGAGATCGTCTGCCGCGAGGCGACCGTGATGCGCCGCCAGGTCGACCACCATCTCGCCCGCGCCCGCGCCATCGGCCGCCGCGCCTCGGCGCAGGCGCGGGCCCATGTCGCGACCAGCCTCGACCCGATCGAACGCGCCGTCACGCGCCTCTACGACGGCGTCACCGTCGATGTTGCGGGCGACCGCGAAGCCTGCGTTCGCGTCGAGAAGCAGGACCTTGACGAGATGCTCGGCAACCTCGTCGAGAATGCCGCCAAATATGGAGGCGGGCGTGTCTTCGTGACGATCGAAGCTTCAGCACCTGTCGTCGACATCCTGGTCGAGGACGACGGGCCCGGCATCCCCAAGGACCAGCGCGACGCGATCTTCGCGCGCGGTGCCCGGCTCGATACCACCGGCAAGCAGGGCTCGGGCCTCGGGCTCGCCATCGTGCGCGACGTCGCCGAAATCTATGGTGGCACCGTCGCGCTTTCCGAGAGCGAGGACCTCGGCGGCCTCCTCGCGCGGCTTTCCCTTCCCGCCGTGCTCGAGACAAGCTAG
- a CDS encoding response regulator translates to MRILIVEDEPNLGRQLRSTLEGAGYAVDLATDGVDGHFLGESESYDAVVLDLGLPEMDGLTILNKWRKGGKDMPVLVLTARDSWSDKVAGLDAGADDYLAKPFQTEELIARLRALIRRSAGHASSVLEAGEIRLDTRSGKVTKDGEPVKLTAQEYKLLSYLMHHKGKVVSRTELIEHIYDQDFDRDSNTIEVFVTRIRKKLGSETITTIRGLGYSLEDPEDRDDG, encoded by the coding sequence ATGCGAATCCTCATCGTCGAAGACGAACCCAATCTCGGGCGCCAGCTGCGCTCCACGCTCGAAGGCGCCGGCTATGCCGTCGATCTCGCCACCGATGGCGTCGACGGTCACTTCCTCGGCGAGAGCGAGAGCTATGACGCGGTCGTGCTCGACCTCGGCCTGCCCGAGATGGACGGCCTCACCATCCTCAACAAGTGGCGCAAGGGCGGGAAGGACATGCCCGTCCTCGTCCTGACGGCGCGCGACAGCTGGTCGGACAAGGTCGCCGGCCTCGATGCCGGCGCCGACGACTATCTCGCCAAGCCCTTCCAGACCGAAGAGCTGATCGCCCGGCTGCGCGCGCTGATCCGCCGTTCGGCGGGCCATGCCTCCTCGGTGCTCGAAGCGGGCGAGATCCGTCTCGACACCCGCTCGGGCAAGGTCACCAAGGATGGCGAGCCCGTGAAGCTCACGGCGCAGGAGTATAAGCTCCTCAGCTACCTCATGCACCATAAGGGCAAGGTGGTTAGCCGGACCGAGCTGATCGAGCATATCTACGACCAGGATTTCGACCGCGATTCGAACACCATCGAGGTGTTCGTCACGCGCATCCGCAAGAAGCTCGGCTCGGAGACGATCACCACCATTCGCGGGCTGGGCTACAGCCTCGAGGACCCCGAGGATCGTGACGACGGCTGA
- a CDS encoding PepSY domain-containing protein, giving the protein MRVRTSLLAAFGAATLLATPAAALGAFQPEPPRAERDQDRAYDKARNGNAMPLPLLEQRVVPRMRGFQYLGPEMRGNVYRLKFVRDGRLVWVDVDPRTGRVVGTSNR; this is encoded by the coding sequence ATGCGTGTACGAACTTCCCTTCTCGCCGCCTTTGGCGCGGCCACCCTGCTTGCGACCCCCGCGGCGGCCCTTGGTGCGTTCCAGCCCGAGCCGCCCCGCGCGGAGCGTGACCAGGACCGTGCCTATGACAAGGCCCGCAACGGCAATGCGATGCCGCTGCCGCTGCTCGAGCAGCGCGTGGTACCGCGCATGCGTGGTTTCCAGTATCTCGGCCCCGAGATGCGCGGCAATGTCTATCGCCTGAAGTTCGTCCGCGACGGTCGCCTCGTGTGGGTCGATGTCGACCCGCGCACCGGCCGCGTCGTCGGCACCTCGAACCGCTAG
- a CDS encoding ABC-F family ATP-binding cassette domain-containing protein, translated as MAPPILSLEDVRLHHGDGILFQDLTLHVGPKDRLALIGRNGAGKTTLFRTIMGDVELDAGSRTVMPGVNIVWLQQDPDMSGHERLIDWATSGERAPPAHAIEAIAQQMGADLDREAKTASGGERRRAALARALASEPDLLLLDEPTNHLDLGAIEWLEDWLGRYNGAFIVISHDRSFLKRLTTSCIWLDRRTLRRAEIGYGGFDKWTEEVLEEDRRRLEKLDEKLRQETEWLHKGVTARRKRNQGRLRQLFELRAQRAAMIGMQGTSALGLAKDEVKTKTVIDAENVTKRFGERTIIDDFSLRVQRGDRIGIVGANGAGKTTLLRMLTGELEPDEGKVNLAKTLSGIVVDQQRKLLDPKKKVRDILAEGGDWIEVRGTKKHIKGYLKEFLFDPGLSEALVGTLSGGERHRLLLAREFARESNLLVLDEPTNDLDMETLDLLQEVIADYQGTVLLVSHDRDFLDRTVTITLGLDGSGTVDVVAGGYEDWAKRRKDRKSGAKKAKKSGAASKPAPSTRAVKLSYKDQRDFDRLPSEIEKLETEMVEIETALADPELFSADPDRFAALTQSLEDKRAEKDAAEERWLEVAEKAEGLG; from the coding sequence ATGGCACCACCGATTCTCAGCCTCGAAGACGTCCGGCTCCATCATGGCGACGGCATCCTGTTCCAGGACCTCACGCTCCACGTCGGCCCCAAGGACCGGCTCGCGCTGATCGGGCGCAACGGCGCGGGCAAGACCACGCTGTTCCGCACCATCATGGGCGATGTGGAACTGGACGCGGGTAGCCGCACGGTGATGCCCGGCGTCAATATCGTCTGGCTCCAGCAGGACCCCGACATGAGCGGGCACGAGCGGTTGATCGACTGGGCGACGAGCGGTGAGCGGGCTCCGCCAGCCCATGCGATCGAGGCCATCGCGCAGCAAATGGGCGCCGACCTCGACCGCGAGGCGAAGACCGCGAGCGGGGGCGAACGCCGCCGCGCCGCGCTGGCGCGCGCATTGGCGAGCGAGCCCGACCTGCTGCTGCTCGACGAGCCGACCAACCACCTCGACCTCGGCGCGATCGAATGGCTCGAGGATTGGCTTGGACGCTACAATGGCGCCTTCATCGTCATCAGCCATGACCGCTCGTTCCTGAAGCGGCTGACGACCAGCTGTATCTGGCTCGACCGCCGCACCCTGAGGCGTGCCGAGATCGGCTATGGCGGGTTCGACAAATGGACCGAGGAGGTGCTTGAGGAGGACCGGCGACGTCTCGAGAAGCTCGACGAGAAGCTGCGGCAGGAAACCGAGTGGCTGCACAAGGGTGTGACGGCGCGGCGCAAGCGCAACCAGGGCCGCCTTCGCCAGCTGTTCGAACTGCGCGCCCAGCGTGCCGCGATGATCGGCATGCAGGGTACCTCGGCACTCGGCCTCGCCAAGGACGAAGTGAAGACCAAGACGGTGATCGATGCCGAAAATGTCACCAAGCGCTTCGGCGAGCGGACGATCATCGACGACTTCAGCCTGCGGGTGCAGCGCGGCGACCGGATCGGCATCGTCGGCGCCAATGGCGCGGGCAAGACGACGCTCCTCAGGATGCTGACGGGCGAGCTTGAACCCGACGAGGGCAAGGTCAACCTTGCCAAGACGCTGTCGGGGATCGTCGTTGACCAGCAGCGCAAGCTCCTCGACCCCAAGAAGAAGGTACGCGACATCCTCGCCGAGGGCGGCGACTGGATCGAGGTGCGCGGCACCAAGAAGCACATCAAGGGCTATCTCAAGGAATTCCTGTTCGACCCGGGCCTGTCCGAGGCGCTCGTCGGCACGCTGTCGGGGGGCGAGCGGCACCGCCTGCTGCTGGCGCGCGAATTCGCCCGCGAGAGCAATTTGCTCGTGCTCGACGAGCCGACCAACGATCTCGACATGGAGACGCTCGACCTCTTGCAGGAAGTGATCGCCGACTATCAGGGCACCGTGCTGCTGGTCAGCCACGACCGCGACTTCCTCGACCGCACGGTGACGATCACGCTCGGCCTCGATGGCTCGGGCACGGTCGATGTCGTGGCGGGCGGCTATGAGGACTGGGCCAAGCGCCGCAAGGACAGGAAAAGCGGGGCGAAGAAGGCGAAGAAGAGCGGTGCTGCCTCCAAGCCCGCGCCGAGCACCCGCGCGGTGAAACTCAGCTACAAGGACCAGCGCGACTTCGACCGGCTGCCGAGCGAGATCGAGAAGCTGGAGACCGAAATGGTCGAGATCGAGACCGCGCTGGCCGACCCCGAGCTCTTCTCCGCCGACCCCGACCGCTTTGCCGCGCTCACGCAGAGCCTCGAGGACAAGCGCGCGGAGAAAGACGCGGCCGAAGAGCGCTGGCTCGAGGTCGCGGAGAAGGCCGAAGGGCTCGGCTAG